In Gammaproteobacteria bacterium, one genomic interval encodes:
- a CDS encoding GFA family protein has translation MATKQSIDGQCLCGAVTVKVASAETKLGACHCNMCRRWAGGLLLAIDCGTQVSFNGEDNISVYDSSEWAERGFCKQCGSNLFYRLKDNQQYMMPPGLFDGFDSLTFDHQIFIEEKPDYYDFANDTHNMTGAEVFAAFSQKED, from the coding sequence ATGGCTACGAAACAAAGTATCGACGGGCAGTGTTTATGCGGAGCTGTCACCGTTAAGGTGGCATCAGCAGAGACAAAATTAGGTGCCTGTCATTGTAATATGTGCCGACGCTGGGCTGGTGGCCTTCTCTTGGCGATAGATTGTGGTACACAGGTCAGCTTTAATGGTGAAGATAATATCTCTGTTTATGATTCATCTGAATGGGCCGAGCGTGGTTTTTGCAAGCAGTGTGGCAGCAACCTCTTTTATCGTTTAAAAGACAATCAACAATATATGATGCCTCCTGGTTTGTTTGATGGGTTTGATAGCCTGACGTTTGATCATCAAATCTTTATTGAAGAAAAGCCAGATTATTACGACTTTGCTAACGATACGCATAATATGACGGGCGCAGAAGTCTTCGCAGCGTTTAGTCAAAAAGAAGATTGA
- a CDS encoding serine/threonine protein kinase, which translates to MPDLIPNTNSPYQHLTPDVILNSVESLGYVCDGHLHALNSYENRVYQIGIEGSAPLIAKFYRPGRWSQDAILEEHQFALELTEHEIPVVAPLLHDNGESLHQTLTHQNQSYQFALYPRCGGRWPDLDSKQDREQMGRLLGRLHAVGATQQFQYRQHIDIETLGRKPREFILRENLLPDYLVEAYDTLTRDLLVQIEMRFDSLDYLQRIRLHGDCHPGNILWTDSGAHFVDLDDSASGPPIQDLWMLLSGDADETARQLEEFLTGYETFFSFDHSSVMLIEPLRTLRIMHYAAWLAKRWQDPAFPIAFPWFGGPRYWEEHILSLREQVAAMNESEVFLS; encoded by the coding sequence ATGCCTGACCTGATACCTAATACGAACTCGCCTTATCAACACCTGACGCCTGATGTGATTTTAAACTCGGTTGAATCACTGGGCTATGTTTGTGATGGTCACTTGCACGCATTAAACAGCTACGAAAATCGTGTCTACCAGATTGGTATCGAAGGCAGTGCGCCATTGATCGCTAAATTTTACCGACCTGGGCGTTGGTCACAAGACGCTATTTTAGAAGAACATCAATTTGCCCTTGAGCTCACCGAGCATGAAATACCCGTGGTGGCGCCGTTATTACATGACAATGGTGAGAGTCTGCATCAGACGCTAACGCATCAAAACCAGAGCTACCAATTTGCCCTTTATCCGCGGTGCGGTGGTCGTTGGCCAGATTTAGATAGCAAACAAGACCGCGAGCAAATGGGGCGCCTGCTAGGCCGGCTGCATGCGGTGGGCGCCACACAGCAATTCCAATATCGCCAGCATATCGATATTGAGACTTTAGGTCGCAAGCCGCGCGAATTTATTTTGCGTGAAAATTTGCTGCCCGATTATTTAGTTGAGGCCTATGACACCTTGACCCGAGATTTACTCGTACAAATTGAAATGCGTTTTGATTCACTTGATTATTTACAGCGCATACGCCTGCATGGGGACTGTCATCCCGGCAATATATTATGGACTGACAGCGGGGCTCATTTCGTTGATTTGGATGACAGCGCCAGTGGGCCACCAATACAAGACTTGTGGATGTTACTATCTGGTGACGCAGATGAAACAGCACGCCAACTGGAAGAGTTTTTGACGGGCTATGAAACTTTTTTCAGTTTTGACCACAGCAGCGTGATGTTGATAGAACCCCTGCGCACCCTACGTATCATGCATTATGCAGCCTGGTTGGCTAAGCGTTGGCAGGATCCTGCTTTCCCCATTGCTTTCCCCTGGTTTG
- a CDS encoding Dyp-type peroxidase, translating into MSQPQSAIIPHSGRYGSFISLRLNGTVNPITTVRAVGHRLASMTADIRAEYNDSNLVASIAFGSNIWQKLAQTMPQQLKPFKTIGQGAVSATAGEVDLFFHCHSNAVDINFLLCQNLLAALSDSVSVINETQGFLFLDNRDLTGFIDGTENPEEEQERCDVALIGSEDIASAGGSYVLAMRFIHDLDRWQKLDVSAQENIIGRTKVDSVELNENSLPDTAHISRVVIEEKGEELEILRHSMPYGTASGDKGLFFLSYSRRLDIYEKMLAHMYGESGDGLHDHLMDFSHAPSGSYFFAPSQTLLNSWGK; encoded by the coding sequence ATGTCACAGCCGCAATCAGCTATTATTCCACATAGTGGTCGTTACGGTAGCTTTATATCGCTACGATTAAACGGAACTGTGAACCCCATCACAACTGTACGTGCTGTCGGCCATCGCCTAGCTTCAATGACAGCAGATATTCGCGCCGAATACAACGACAGTAACCTGGTCGCGAGCATTGCCTTTGGCTCAAATATTTGGCAAAAATTAGCGCAGACAATGCCACAGCAACTCAAACCATTTAAAACTATTGGTCAGGGAGCAGTCTCTGCAACAGCCGGCGAAGTAGATCTATTCTTTCATTGTCATTCAAACGCCGTTGATATTAATTTTTTGCTTTGCCAAAACCTCTTGGCAGCACTGTCCGATAGTGTCAGTGTTATCAATGAGACGCAGGGGTTTTTATTTCTTGATAATAGAGACCTTACTGGCTTTATTGATGGCACTGAAAACCCAGAAGAAGAACAAGAACGTTGTGACGTCGCCCTAATTGGCTCAGAAGATATTGCCTCTGCCGGGGGCAGCTATGTGCTAGCGATGCGCTTTATTCACGATCTTGATAGATGGCAGAAGCTGGATGTGTCGGCACAAGAAAACATTATTGGTCGCACCAAGGTTGATAGCGTCGAGCTAAATGAAAACAGTCTGCCTGACACGGCGCACATTAGCCGCGTGGTGATTGAGGAAAAGGGTGAAGAACTCGAGATTCTCAGACACAGCATGCCCTATGGCACTGCATCAGGCGATAAAGGCCTGTTTTTTCTGTCTTATAGTCGACGCTTAGATATTTATGAGAAAATGCTAGCGCACATGTATGGGGAAAGTGGTGATGGCCTGCACGATCATCTGATGGATTTTTCACATGCGCCTAGTGGTAGCTATTTTTTTGCGCCATCACAAACCCTGTTAAATAGTTGGGGTAAATAG
- a CDS encoding sensor domain-containing diguanylate cyclase, whose amino-acid sequence MTRHSGTRPSSPEQLRTRLDSLLAEARKNEYKMRRFQALQLKLFGLNSLHELLHALLCPDRSQFDWDIVTIVLVDTEYELRRVLEGNDDILQYPNLNFVDNDEGLQSLFPPLALTPIIGTFKPNAYQTLFVHVQEKPASVMLLPLVRHGKLIGSLNIGSVDVQRFTRGYRADFMKHLAAVVAICIENAMNMERIKLLGLTDTLTGANNRRYFDQRLEEEIGISRRNHQPLACLLLDIDHFKHINDSYGHQTGDLVLKQVTQLVRTELRSSDVLARYGGEEFVVLLTCTDISVAIDAAERIRHSVARQTFTSIDGQVFQLTLSVGVATTSYLPDCVLSGESLVSYADKALYSAKEKGRNRVISA is encoded by the coding sequence GTGACGCGGCATAGTGGCACACGCCCATCTTCGCCAGAGCAACTGCGCACACGGCTTGATAGCTTGCTGGCAGAGGCACGCAAAAACGAATACAAAATGCGTCGTTTCCAGGCTTTGCAGCTTAAGCTGTTTGGTTTGAACTCCTTACACGAATTGTTGCACGCTTTACTATGCCCAGATCGTTCTCAGTTTGATTGGGACATTGTTACCATCGTGCTGGTCGATACCGAATACGAGCTCAGGCGTGTGTTGGAAGGTAACGACGATATATTGCAGTATCCAAACCTAAACTTCGTTGATAACGATGAGGGTCTACAGTCACTTTTCCCACCTTTAGCACTTACCCCTATTATTGGCACGTTTAAACCCAATGCCTATCAAACCCTGTTTGTCCACGTGCAAGAAAAGCCAGCCAGCGTCATGTTGTTACCTTTGGTGCGTCATGGAAAACTTATTGGTAGTCTTAATATTGGTAGCGTTGATGTGCAACGTTTTACGCGTGGTTACCGTGCTGATTTTATGAAACATCTGGCGGCAGTGGTGGCGATTTGTATAGAAAATGCGATGAATATGGAGCGCATAAAGTTGCTGGGTTTAACGGATACCTTGACCGGCGCCAATAACCGTCGCTACTTTGATCAGCGCTTAGAAGAAGAGATTGGGATATCGCGGCGCAACCATCAACCGTTGGCATGTTTGTTGCTGGATATTGACCATTTTAAACATATCAATGACAGCTATGGTCATCAAACAGGGGACTTGGTATTAAAGCAAGTGACACAGTTGGTTCGTACGGAGTTGCGTAGTAGTGATGTGTTGGCGCGTTATGGTGGTGAAGAGTTTGTGGTGTTGTTAACGTGTACTGATATAAGCGTAGCAATAGACGCGGCTGAACGAATAAGACACAGCGTTGCCAGACAAACATTTACGAGCATCGACGGACAGGTGTTTCAACTCACTCTCTCAGTAGGTGTTGCAACAACCAGTTATTTGCCAGACTGCGTTCTGAGCGGTGAAAGCCTTGTCTCCTACGCAGATAAGGCACTCTACTCAGCCAAAGAGAAGGGTCGAAATCGCGTTATATCGGCTTAG